The genome window AATCACTCATTACAGATAAATGTACCCTGCCCATCAGCCTGGGGTTTCACAAAAACTGCAGAAGTATGGGGAGGGATCCGGAAGTTGTTTCCATCGCGTTCGGACTCCTTTACAACCGGATCAACACCATCAGCCTGGATCGGGTGAAGCTGCAACCCTTCCCATGATACACCCTCGCGTTCAAGTGATATGGTGCGATACTCATTGTCAGCATTGAATATCACCAGAATGCCATCGAGTTCGGGATCGAGCGGCTCACCGGCACACTGACCGTCCGATATGGCCATCGCGATAATGCCGGGCTCCTGCTCAGGTCCGGTATTGAGAAATGCGACACGCTTGTGAACCTGTTCGGCTTCCCTCAGACGGAACAGCGGTGAGGAATAGCGTATCCTGAGCTGTTCCCGGAAAAGCTGATGTGCCAGATCCATCAACTCTTTCTGAACATCAAACACCGGATTGCGCAGAAAATCCCGCATCTGATCCCATCTCGGTTCATTGTCCCAGGCCGGAGGCAGTCCTTTGCCCCATTTGTGGGAATCGAGACTGAAATCAACGGCATTATACCAGTCACCGGAATCGAAACTGTTGCGGTCCAGCGATTTCGACCGGAGAATATCGGTACCCATCTGATAGAACGGGACTCCCTGGCCATAATTGATAAATGCATTGCTGAGCATGTGGACACGGACGCGGTCAGACATACCCATATCCAGCGGCAGTTTAACCTGGGTGTTGTCCCACAATGTTTCATTGTCGTGTTTATCGATATAGTTCACGGATTCCTGAGGATTGAGCGCAAAGCCAATCATTTCGTTACCACCATCTACACGATCGCCATCTCGGTTCAGATAGGGGTAGGTCGACAGATTTCCTGCCATTCCAACACGGATGCGGTCACCTGCTTCAAGCAAACTGGCGAGGTTATCTTCCTGCTCGCTGTATGCATCCTCATTCGGGAACAGGTACATTCCGCTCGTGAACCCCTGGGACCGGCCGTGGTCGGTAAAGTTGCCGCCTCGGATGGCATCCCGGCTCCGGTCATTGAAATTACCGATTCCGGTGCCGCCCATGTTAAACTGCGTGGCCTGTACAAATATGCGGTCATCGGCAACCTCGCCAAAATTCCATCCCTCACCATAAATGTAAATGTTCTCGCCGTCCACACCGTCATCTTCCAGTGTAAGCCCGGCCAGCTCCTCTTTCAGCCGCTCCATTACCGATTTCGGATGGTGTCCCATCAGATCAAAGCGAAAGGAGTCAATTTTGTAATTCCTTGCCCAAAGCACCACGGAATCGATGATCAGTTTCTCCATCATGCCATGTTCGGCGGCAGTATTTTCGCAGCAGGTGGATGTTTCCATCTCCCCTGTATCAACGTCGTAGCGGTGGTAATATCCCGGCACAACCTTGTCCAGCACGGAAAAACGCGACTCCGGACCGGATGCAAATGTATGGTTATACACAACATCGACCACGACATTCAGCCCGATTTGTGCCAGTGACTGCACCATGTGCCGCAGTTCAAGAATGCGCGCCGTTCCGTCCGGATCCGTGGCATAACTTCCCTGGGGGACATTGAAGTGGAACGGATCGTACCCCCAGTTGAAACCGTCACGGGCTGCCATTCCCTCCATCCGGCCGGGCACACTGTACGGCTTCTGGATGAGCTCGGTGGCCGGATCTTCCTCCGCCATTTCCCCGAAAACTTCCCGGATTGACCGCGATCCATGCTCATCACACAGCTGATTCAGCTCCGGATGATCGAAGAACTCACAAATCCGGTCGTAAGGATGATGCAGGTCGATTCGACGTGTGGTATCCTCGATTACCGAAGCTATGTCGTTGACAGGCAGCAAGTGAAGATGTGTCAGTCCGGCATCCGAAAGCCGCCTGAGGTGAGCCATGCCGTCGGAAAGCGGGCGGTCACCCACACCATTATGGGTAAATGCCATGTATTTTCCGCGATACTCCTCCGGAACGGTTTGGTCCTCCATGCTGAAATCGCGGACGTGCGCTTCATAAAGGGTTATGTCGGACGGATGGGGAAGTGATTTTTTCAATCGTCCCCAGCAGTTGGGTTTCAGATCTTCGTCGTCGAGATTGACAAACTGACTGAAGCGGCTGTCGGTCGTCAGGCTCACGGAATAGGGATCCGTTACTTCGTAATGATTTACCTTCTGATTGTCATGGTGGTACACCGAAATGTCGAACCGGTAGTATTTCCTGTCCCACTCCTCCCGGTCACCGCGGAAATGCCAGACACCGTCTTCCGGATGCTGATCATTTACAGGCTCTAACTGCTCCAGGCGGTCTTCTCCGGCATCATAGATATTCAACCTGACCGACTGCGCCGTCGGTGCCCATAGTTTTAGTGTGATATTATCACCATCGTATATCGGGCCGAGTTCGCCGTCATAAAAATAGTGTTCGTCGATGACACCCGGAAACTGCACCCGGGTGGCCGCTACCGGCTTGTCATTGGGATCATAGGCAACCGCCACGAGCTGGCCTTTCAGGGCTTCTTTGACGATGGGTTTGTCTGCCCCGACTCTGCGGACCGGACGGTCTGACAGGTGCGGATAGCGATCCCTGATCTCACTTCCGGCACTCACTTCACTCCCGACTTCGATCACTTCGCCGCCGGACACCCCTTCTTCATCGACTACAATATCAGCATCGGCACTGTAACGGATTTCATGGCGGTATCCGAACTCACCACTGTCCCAGATCAGCCGGTCGGAAGAAACCCAGTGCGCCGAAGCACCGGAAATTTCGGTTACCACATCATCGGGTCCGGCCTCTTTCGGCCGGCTGCAAGAAAAAAGTAAAGCTGCCATACAAATTATGGATAACGTGCGCGTAACGAAATAGTACATAGTTCCTGTTCGGTTAGATCTGAAATATTGTAATGCTGCCAGAACAATATACACAGTGCACCAGAAATAACATGCAAAAATTTGTCCCCTTTTAGTGCACCGGGGCGGGATTAACTACTGTACCAGCATCATGGTACGTGTCTGCTGGTAACTCTCCGTGCGCAGACGATAGAGTAAAACACCGCTGGCCAGTTCCCTGGCCCGAAAGTATACCGTATGATTGCCCGGATCCATAACCCTGTCCAGCAAGGTCTGGACATGCCGGCCGGTTACATCATAAACATCGATCCGGACCTGCTGCTGCTCAGGAATATCAAATTGGATTGTGGTTATGTCGTTGAACGGATTGGGGTAGTTCTGATGCAGTTTGACACGCTCCGGTTTATCATCTCTGTCGCCGTTGGTTACAGACCTGAAGTGAATATTATCAAGCCGGAGTTTATCAGCCTCCAGAGTATCCGGCTGCACCTCATCGTCACTGAGACCGTATCGCCAAAGCAGCTGGACATACGGCCGGTCGTGCATGTCATCAGGAAGCCTGACTGTCTGTTCCAGTTCATGTCCGGCTTCACTTTCTGCCTCGTATTGCACGGGATTACCATTCTCATCCGTAACGTCCCGGAATTCTCCCTCATCACCGATGCGATACTGAAGGCGCCAGCTGTAAATTCCGGTTCCCGGCTGCACGGTTCCTCCCGTCCAACTCAACTCGTAATTGTCATCGGTGCGGGTATCCAGGGCAAACAACACGCCACCGAGGCGGTTTTCAGGATACATTTCTTCATCGTCACCCGATGGTGCATTCACCATGGCAAGGCCGTTCTCACCAAGACCATTTATGCGCGTACCCAACTGCTGATTGTAGCCTCCTTCTGTAAAGCCGGCGACCGGTGTTTGCGGGCCGCCGTTTTCTTCCTCCATGTAAACAAAAGCCATGTTGTCAGGATAAACGGCGACGGAAGTGTCCGGACTCCAGTATCCGAACCGGCAGTCTGTGTTTGCGAGCTGACAGGGATCGGGAAACCGCTCTTCGCCATCGGGAATAAATACCGCCTTGAGTGCGGTATCCTCTTCCGGATCGATGGTTATTCGCCTTTTCTCAGCTTCGGAACCATCCACTCCTTCCCAGTGAGAAAATTCAAATCCCGGTTCCGGCTCGGCCTCGAGCGTGACAGGAATTCCGGTGAAGTAATGCCCGTGCCACGGATAAAGTTCATCACCGGCACCCTCTACACCCGGCTCCACAGTGATCGTATTCACAGTAATGGAACCGTGACGATCACCAGAAGCATCCAGTTTTAATACGTAATCATCCTGAAGGTCAAAATTGTCTATGATATGCTGCCGCTGAATCTCCGGGCGCCGGTTGCCGTATTCGATAAAATCGTCAGCACTGTTGCGTGTAGTGAGGGGATAAGCCCAACGATCTTCATGAAAGGGTATCATGTAGGCAATCCGGTCATACTCCTGCTGAACCACCGAACGCACATGATCCTTGTTGAAGGTTGTATTCATCAGATCCGCAAACCGGTTCAGGAACAGGTGATAAAACTCCTGGTTTTCAAGCAGGTTTCGCAGCAGGGCCGTCCGGTCCGCACCTCCGAAATCATATGGCGGTTCTCCGCCGCCCTCGGGAGAAATGGCATTGTAAAGCAGGTCATATTCGAGGTTGCGTTTTAATCCGGCCTCGTCAAAATCCCAGACCAGATACCGCCACCTTCCGTCCTCGTAAGGCCCCTCACCGGTATCCCGCGCACGCCAGAGCCGGAAATGCCTTGATCCGTACCAATCTACATTCCCGAGGTAGATGAACACAACATTGAAATCAATGTAGCTCATGATATCAAGTTTTTCCGTCATCCCGGCGTAGTGATCCGGATCGGAAAGATCATTATCCACGGCATGACGATACATGTCCAGATACAAAACAAAGTCCTCAGGGTAACCTTCCTCTACACGGCCAGGATGATTTTCACCGTACGGACCCTGTATCATAACCACATTGTCTTCATGTACGCCATAGTTATAGCGAATGTGAAACCGATCAAAACGATCCCGGAGATAGACCAGGCCCCAGTACTCACCATTGATCATGTGATGCATGGCTTTGCTTCGCTGTGACCCGGCGTATGCCGGCTCCATCAGACGATGTGCGGCAATATCATTCAGATAGTCTCTGAGGTTTCCGTTCGTTCGCATGAGCAGCCGGTTGAACGTGTCCAGCGGTTTGTTTTCCGCCTTGTCTTCAGCACCGGCAAAGAACTGATAGTTGAAACGGTTTTCGAAGTCGTATTGCCCGCGCGCATAGAGCCGGAACGACTTGATGTCATTGTTGCGTGAACCGCCGCCATGAATCCGCATACCGGCATTCTGCGAAAAAAAGGATCCCTGTCCGGGGTCAATAAAATCTATGTGAACCGGACGCTCCCAGTCATGGCCCCGCTGCTGATAATTACCGGCAGAAACAAAGTCATTCTCCTGTCCCCCTCATCAAAATAGATCTGGCCGGGAACGTAAATCCCGTTTTCATGGCCGAACAGATTGTCCAGCCCTGTAGTAATGGAGAGTACCGGCAGTTTAAACTGTGGTTTCCCCGGGCCTTCAGGGATGTAGGTGGCAGTGGCGGTCGGACCAGTTTGCCCGTTCTTGTAGACCGCAGCACGAACCACCCGTGCTTTCAGCAAGTCTTCAGGCGGGCGATGCCACAAGTGGCGCCCGCGGGATTTATCGTAAGTAGTGATGATATCAGCGGCAATATTACCAGAGTCGGTGCGGTCTGACAGGGTAAGCGGCCCGTCATAGATATAGGTGCGATTGGTTTTCCCGACAATCTGTTTTTCGCTGTCTTCACCGGGGAAAAAGTAAGCTACAGAAAAGGATTCGCCCTGGCCGTTCAGATTTGCAGGATCCGGCTCGGAGCCGTCAAGCGTGTACAGAATGGTGGCCTCGGGGTCATCGGCATGGATCGAAACTTCAATTTCATCTTCAAAAAATCCGGATGGAACGGAAATTTCCGGTGTTTCTATAAGCTCGGTCAGACCCGGCTCATCATTGGCAGCACCCGGAGTAGGATCGTAGAAAAAGTACCATTCATCACCGCCGTCGGGATAACGGCCGAACGAAATATCGGTGGGAATGAGACGCGGCGTTATTTCGTCAAGCCTTTCTCCGGTAAATGGGTGGGTCAGAAGCACCTCTTCACCGGCCTGGGCAATGCGGAAGTTGGTGTGCAGCGGTTCGCCGGGGTTGCGGCGGTTCTTTCCTGACGCCCATACAAGCAGATATTCACCGGGCTCTATTACGGTTCCTTCCGGAAAAAGCCATTGAAAGGGTTCGTCATAGTCATCAGACAGCCCGAAATTAGCAAGATCAACCGGCTGATCACCGCGATTGTACAGTTCAATCCAGTCTTCGTAATCTCCGTCTTCATCAGCATTGGTAGTCGCATTTGAGGCCAGCACCTCGTTGATGACCACCGCATTGTCGTTATCACCGTCAGTATTTTGACCGGCTGCAAGTCGCTCCGGCAGAAAAGCTGTTATGAAAAATAAAACCAGAAATTGCGCAAAAAGCCGCATGTTGACGGGGGTATTACTCACTGACTCAGCCGCTCAATGTCTTCATCATCAGCCGGACGGAAACGCACTGCCTGACCGCCGCCGGGCGCCAGTTCAAGTGACATCATTGTTTCGCTGTCAACCAGACGGTCTTCGACAACGATGTCGTAGGGATTGGTATCCCAGTCGGCTTCCGGCCCGTCACGATAAATTTCGGCAACGTATTGCCGGCCGGAATCAAGAAAATCCAGATCTGCATCCAGTGTCCGGCCTTCCTCGTCGGTGATGCTTCCCAAAAACCACTCATCGCTGTTGCGGTCCTTGCGGACAATGGTCACGAAGTTCCCGATGTCGGCATGCAGCACGCGGGTATCGTACCAGTCAACCGGAACATCCTTGATAAACTGAAACGGCTCCGGGTTGGCTTCGTAGTTTTCAGGAAGGTCAGCCGCCATCTGCAGCGGGCTGTAAATGGTGACATAGAGCGCCAGTTCTTTTGCGAGTGTGTGCTTGACCCGGTTGTCGGGACGGTACTCGTCAAAATGGAGGTCAAAGATGCCAGGTGTATAGTCAAACGGCCCGGACAGCATGCGGACGAACGGCAGCTGGACGACATACTCCGGCGGATTTCCGCCCCACTCACCCCAGGCATTGTACTCCTGCCCGACAGCCACTTCCCGCGTCATCAGATTCGGCCAGGTCCTGCGAAGGCCGGTGTCCTTGACGCCTTCGTGGACATTCAGGGAGATCTTGTGGGATGCGGCCAGCTCCACCACACGCTGATGATGATCGACCATAAACTGTCCGTGATGCCACTCATACTGCTCGTTTCCATCTTCATCATAGCGCATAATTTCCTGGCCATGACCCACATAGCCGGTCTTGACCGCACGCACTCCAAGGTCTTCATAGAGCGCATAGGCTTCTTCCATCTGGCTTTCATAGTGCAGAACCGTAGCAGAATTTTCATGGTGCCCCATCAGCCGGGTGCCGCTCTCAAGGGCATACTGTGCCACGCCTTCGAGATCAAACTCGGGAATGGATTCGGTGAAATCGAACACCACGCCTTCCTCGTACCAGTTTTCATCCCAGCCCGGATTCCATCCTTCCACCAGGACATGGTCGAAATCATGTTCGGCCGCAAAGTCGATATATCTTTTGGCACGTTCGGTAGTTGCCCCGAGATTCGGACCCGGTCCCCATGTGTATTTATCCAGATGCATTCCCCACCAGATACCGATGTATTTTCCGGGCTCAATCCAGGAGGTATCCTCAATCTTGTTCGGCTCGTTGAGGTTGAGGATCAGGTAGGATGTGATCAGATCGCCGGGATCATCGGCAATTTGCAGTGTTCTCCATGGGGTGACCATGGGTGCTGAACCGCGTACGCGGACCCCGTCCGACCAGGGCATGATATTGGACTGCAGCGTGTAACCGTCCACGCGCTCCAAAGTCATTGTGGAGTAGTCCACCAGAGCTGCTTCATGAAAACTCAGATAGAGACCGTCGTCGGTCTGCATGGTCAGGGGCGTATGCACGGTATCGGCCTGTGAGATCGGGGTGTCTTCGAACAGATACTCAAACCTGTTCCACTGGTAGCCATGGATATACCATGAGCGGTGGTCACCTGTAAGCGCAAATTCGGTGAGCTCATCCATGATGACCAGTGTATCGAGTTCGGGTTGCTCAGGGAATTCATAGCGGAAACCGATGCCATCGTCAAAAGCCCGGAAAACCAGAGTAAGCTCGCGCTGCTTGTCATCTTCTTCGGCAAGGTGAACCTTGAGCTCATTATAGTTATTTCTGATGAACTGCTTTTCCCCCCAGACCTGCTCCCAGGTTTCATCCATCGATCCGCTTTCCACCGATGATACTACGAAACCGTCGCGCATATCCGGCACATCGGCCAGTTCAAAACCCATTTTTGAAGGTTTCAGCACCGCCTGCCCGTCCCGCTCCACACTGTAAACCGGTGTGCCGTCAGCATCGAGCCAGAACGTGATTGTGTTCAGCTCTCCGGGAGATGTTACCGAAAATTCGGCAACTTCTTCACCGGCATAAGCTTCCGGCCTTTCTTCAGTTCCTTCTTCAGGCTGCAGAGCATCGGATGCAGGCTCAGTTGCCCCGCAGGCGGTAACGAGAATGGCAAAAACAAACAGAAATGGAATCAGAGTGTGTCGGAGGCAGTTTTTATGTAATAGCATGGCATCAAGGTCGCATTGGGTATTTTAATATTGTTGATATTGAGGCAATTTATCACAATTGGACGTCCCGGGGCAACTTTTTTAATTATTGGTTTAATTGATTGCGAAATTTCAGATATTTATTTCCTTCCTGCAAAATCTGACATGTAACCCATTCATATCATGCTTCAATTGATACGTAAGCCAGTCGTCACCGAACGTTCCGGCAATGATTCCCGGATGACATCACCCGCCAAACCACTGGTATGTATACTTGTGCTTGTTCTGCTGAGTACGTCCGCCTCGCTCCGGGCTCAGGAAAAACCGACTGCTTTCACCGGCGGAACCATCATCACCGTAACCGGTGACACATATGACAACGGGGTTCTGCTTGTTCAGGACGGCACTATTGCGGATGTGGGCGCATCCGGAGATGTCAGCATTCCCGGTAATGCAGAGGTCCGGGATGTTTCAGGAAAGGTGATGATGCCGGGGCTCGTCGATCCGCATTCCCATATCGGCGAAGGTGAAGGCGGAGACCGGTCCGACGCGCTGCATCCCGATGTGCGCATACTCGACACCATCGACCCGAAAAGCGACTCATTCCGGCGGGCACTGGCCGGTGGGGTCACCTCGGTAAATGTCATGCCGGGGTCGGGACACCTTATCAGCGGACAGACCGTCTATCTCAAGCTGCGTCCGTCCCGCAAAATTGAGGACATGCTGATGTATGTGGATGAGGAGGAGGAAATCTATGGCGGACTGAAGGTTGCCAACGGGACCAACCCGCTGCATGAGCCGCCGTTTCCCGGAACCAGAGCCAAATCGGCAGCCTTGTACCGTGCACTGTTCGTGCGGGCAGAGGAATACCGGGACAAGATCAGGGCTGCTGACGGAGATGCTGACCGCATGCCTTCCCGCGACCTGGCCCTTGAAACACTGGTTGAGGTACTTGAAGGACGCAGAATCGTGCACAATCACACGCACCGGCATGATGATATTCTCACGGCCATCCGACTGGCCGATGAGTTCGGGTACCGCATGGTGCTGCATCATGTTACCGATGCCTGGAAGGTTGCAGATGTTATCGCAGAATCGGGTTATCCCGCATCCATCATCTATATTGATGCCCCGGGAGGCAAGATGGAAGCCGTTAATCTGCTGCCAAAAGCCGGGCCGGTTCTGGAGAAAGCCGGCGCAGAGTTTGGCTTTCATACCGATGACGGAGTTACGGATTCGCGTCTTTTCCTGAGATCGCCGGCATTTGCCATGCGGGAAGGCATGAGCCGCCAAATGGCACTGGAGTCGGTGACCATCGCCAACGCCCGGCAAATGGACATAGATGACCGCACCGGTTCACTTGAGCCGGGAAAGGATGCCGACTTTATCCTGATCAGCGGCGATCCGTTCAGTGTTTACACCCGTATTCTTCAGACCTGGATTGAAGGACAGAAAGTCTGGGATTTTGATGATTCCGATGACCGCAAACATGCTTTAGGCGGATACAAGATCAGAGAGGAGTGAACATTTTTGGAAAGCAGATCAACCGGATGCCGCGCTTCAGAAAAATCCTTATCGAACCGGAGAATGTATACTTCAAAACATAACACCATGACTTTACCTTGCGACAAATTACCGGCCCTTGTTTTCATCATACTTCTTGCTGCCGGACTTTTATCCGATGAACTTTATGCTCAAAAAGCTGTAAAGGGCGACACGGTTTACACCATGGAAGGGGAACCCGTGGAAAACGGAGTGGTGCTTATCAGAGATGGAAAAATTGAACAGGTGGGACCGGCAGAGGAGATTACGATTCCGGACGGTTATGAAACATTTCAGGGCTCCGTTGTCACTCCGGGACTTATCGATGCCCGAACGGTCGTCGGTCTGGCAGGTTATTACAACCAGGATCACGACCAGGACCAGCTTGATCTTACTCATGCCATTCAGCCGGAACTCCGTGCCATTGATGCCTACAATGCCCGTGAAGAGCTTGTTGGTTTTCTGCGTGACAACGGCATCACGACGATGCATACCGGTCATGCACCCGGTGCGGTGATCAGCGGTCAGACCATGATTGTCAAAACGACCGGCCGAACGGTGGATGATGCTATCGTGGATTCCACTACTGCTCTTGCAATTACTCTCGGATCCGTAGTCAGGAATAATTTTGACACTCCCGGAACCCGCTCCAAAGGTATTGCCATGTTCCGGCAGGAACTGATCCGTGCTCAGGAGTATGCCGGGCGGCGAAATAACGAAGACCCGGACAGGCGTCCTGACCGGGATCTTGGTCTTGATGCCATTGTGGATATGCTAGAGGGCCGGATCTCAGCTTTGATTACGGCGCACCGTTCCCGGGATATTATGGCAGCACTGCGTCTTCAGCGCGAGTTCGGTTTTCCGCTTATACTTGATGGAGGCGCTGAAGCCTACGTGCTGAAAGACGAACTGAAGGAAGCGGGTGTTCCGGTTATCATACATCCGACAATGGTCCGGACAGGAGGTGACACGGAAAATGCGGCATTTGACACTGCAAAGAGGGTAAGCGAGGCGGGTATTCCGGTGGTATTTCAAAGCGGATATGAGCCCTATGTGCCAAAGACGCGGGTGGCTTTGTTTGAGGCCGGTATTTCTGCAGGTTACGGTATGGACCGGGTGGAGGCTCTTCGGTCACTGACCATCAGTTCCGCAGAAATCCTTGGAATAGACGACAGAACCGGGTCGCTTGCAGAAGGCAAAGATGCAGATGTAGTGATTTTTGACGGAGATCCGTTTGAGTATACGAGCCGGCCGACACACGTATTTATTGATGGAACTCAGTTTCCTGCACCGGATCCGGTTCAGAATCAGTAGCAGGTTCGCCATTTGTGCCTTTTTCAGTCGCATCATCGCTTTGCTCCATGCTTGCTTCGGCAAAGCCTCTGGGAAACTCGCAAATAAAGCTGCTGCCGTCGCCAATTTCGCTTTCCACCGTAATGGTTCCGCCAAGGCGCTCGATTAGC of Natronogracilivirga saccharolytica contains these proteins:
- a CDS encoding amidohydrolase family protein, producing the protein MTLPCDKLPALVFIILLAAGLLSDELYAQKAVKGDTVYTMEGEPVENGVVLIRDGKIEQVGPAEEITIPDGYETFQGSVVTPGLIDARTVVGLAGYYNQDHDQDQLDLTHAIQPELRAIDAYNAREELVGFLRDNGITTMHTGHAPGAVISGQTMIVKTTGRTVDDAIVDSTTALAITLGSVVRNNFDTPGTRSKGIAMFRQELIRAQEYAGRRNNEDPDRRPDRDLGLDAIVDMLEGRISALITAHRSRDIMAALRLQREFGFPLILDGGAEAYVLKDELKEAGVPVIIHPTMVRTGGDTENAAFDTAKRVSEAGIPVVFQSGYEPYVPKTRVALFEAGISAGYGMDRVEALRSLTISSAEILGIDDRTGSLAEGKDADVVIFDGDPFEYTSRPTHVFIDGTQFPAPDPVQNQ
- the pulA gene encoding pullulanase-type alpha-1,6-glucosidase, which codes for MAALLFSCSRPKEAGPDDVVTEISGASAHWVSSDRLIWDSGEFGYRHEIRYSADADIVVDEEGVSGGEVIEVGSEVSAGSEIRDRYPHLSDRPVRRVGADKPIVKEALKGQLVAVAYDPNDKPVAATRVQFPGVIDEHYFYDGELGPIYDGDNITLKLWAPTAQSVRLNIYDAGEDRLEQLEPVNDQHPEDGVWHFRGDREEWDRKYYRFDISVYHHDNQKVNHYEVTDPYSVSLTTDSRFSQFVNLDDEDLKPNCWGRLKKSLPHPSDITLYEAHVRDFSMEDQTVPEEYRGKYMAFTHNGVGDRPLSDGMAHLRRLSDAGLTHLHLLPVNDIASVIEDTTRRIDLHHPYDRICEFFDHPELNQLCDEHGSRSIREVFGEMAEEDPATELIQKPYSVPGRMEGMAARDGFNWGYDPFHFNVPQGSYATDPDGTARILELRHMVQSLAQIGLNVVVDVVYNHTFASGPESRFSVLDKVVPGYYHRYDVDTGEMETSTCCENTAAEHGMMEKLIIDSVVLWARNYKIDSFRFDLMGHHPKSVMERLKEELAGLTLEDDGVDGENIYIYGEGWNFGEVADDRIFVQATQFNMGGTGIGNFNDRSRDAIRGGNFTDHGRSQGFTSGMYLFPNEDAYSEQEDNLASLLEAGDRIRVGMAGNLSTYPYLNRDGDRVDGGNEMIGFALNPQESVNYIDKHDNETLWDNTQVKLPLDMGMSDRVRVHMLSNAFINYGQGVPFYQMGTDILRSKSLDRNSFDSGDWYNAVDFSLDSHKWGKGLPPAWDNEPRWDQMRDFLRNPVFDVQKELMDLAHQLFREQLRIRYSSPLFRLREAEQVHKRVAFLNTGPEQEPGIIAMAISDGQCAGEPLDPELDGILVIFNADNEYRTISLEREGVSWEGLQLHPIQADGVDPVVKESERDGNNFRIPPHTSAVFVKPQADGQGTFICNE
- a CDS encoding glycoside hydrolase family 97 protein codes for the protein MLLHKNCLRHTLIPFLFVFAILVTACGATEPASDALQPEEGTEERPEAYAGEEVAEFSVTSPGELNTITFWLDADGTPVYSVERDGQAVLKPSKMGFELADVPDMRDGFVVSSVESGSMDETWEQVWGEKQFIRNNYNELKVHLAEEDDKQRELTLVFRAFDDGIGFRYEFPEQPELDTLVIMDELTEFALTGDHRSWYIHGYQWNRFEYLFEDTPISQADTVHTPLTMQTDDGLYLSFHEAALVDYSTMTLERVDGYTLQSNIMPWSDGVRVRGSAPMVTPWRTLQIADDPGDLITSYLILNLNEPNKIEDTSWIEPGKYIGIWWGMHLDKYTWGPGPNLGATTERAKRYIDFAAEHDFDHVLVEGWNPGWDENWYEEGVVFDFTESIPEFDLEGVAQYALESGTRLMGHHENSATVLHYESQMEEAYALYEDLGVRAVKTGYVGHGQEIMRYDEDGNEQYEWHHGQFMVDHHQRVVELAASHKISLNVHEGVKDTGLRRTWPNLMTREVAVGQEYNAWGEWGGNPPEYVVQLPFVRMLSGPFDYTPGIFDLHFDEYRPDNRVKHTLAKELALYVTIYSPLQMAADLPENYEANPEPFQFIKDVPVDWYDTRVLHADIGNFVTIVRKDRNSDEWFLGSITDEEGRTLDADLDFLDSGRQYVAEIYRDGPEADWDTNPYDIVVEDRLVDSETMMSLELAPGGGQAVRFRPADDEDIERLSQ
- a CDS encoding amidohydrolase family protein — translated: MIRKPVVTERSGNDSRMTSPAKPLVCILVLVLLSTSASLRAQEKPTAFTGGTIITVTGDTYDNGVLLVQDGTIADVGASGDVSIPGNAEVRDVSGKVMMPGLVDPHSHIGEGEGGDRSDALHPDVRILDTIDPKSDSFRRALAGGVTSVNVMPGSGHLISGQTVYLKLRPSRKIEDMLMYVDEEEEIYGGLKVANGTNPLHEPPFPGTRAKSAALYRALFVRAEEYRDKIRAADGDADRMPSRDLALETLVEVLEGRRIVHNHTHRHDDILTAIRLADEFGYRMVLHHVTDAWKVADVIAESGYPASIIYIDAPGGKMEAVNLLPKAGPVLEKAGAEFGFHTDDGVTDSRLFLRSPAFAMREGMSRQMALESVTIANARQMDIDDRTGSLEPGKDADFILISGDPFSVYTRILQTWIEGQKVWDFDDSDDRKHALGGYKIREE
- a CDS encoding lamin tail domain-containing protein: MSNTPVNMRLFAQFLVLFFITAFLPERLAAGQNTDGDNDNAVVINEVLASNATTNADEDGDYEDWIELYNRGDQPVDLANFGLSDDYDEPFQWLFPEGTVIEPGEYLLVWASGKNRRNPGEPLHTNFRIAQAGEEVLLTHPFTGERLDEITPRLIPTDISFGRYPDGGDEWYFFYDPTPGAANDEPGLTELIETPEISVPSGFFEDEIEVSIHADDPEATILYTLDGSEPDPANLNGQGESFSVAYFFPGEDSEKQIVGKTNRTYIYDGPLTLSDRTDSGNIAADIITTYDKSRGRHLWHRPPEDLLKARVVRAAVYKNGQTGPTATATYIPEGPGKPQFKLPVLSITTGLDNLFGHENGIYVPGQIYFDEGDRRMTLFLPVIISSGAMTGSVRFT
- a CDS encoding CotH kinase family protein yields the protein MRIHGGGSRNNDIKSFRLYARGQYDFENRFNYQFFAGAEDKAENKPLDTFNRLLMRTNGNLRDYLNDIAAHRLMEPAYAGSQRSKAMHHMINGEYWGLVYLRDRFDRFHIRYNYGVHEDNVVMIQGPYGENHPGRVEEGYPEDFVLYLDMYRHAVDNDLSDPDHYAGMTEKLDIMSYIDFNVVFIYLGNVDWYGSRHFRLWRARDTGEGPYEDGRWRYLVWDFDEAGLKRNLEYDLLYNAISPEGGGEPPYDFGGADRTALLRNLLENQEFYHLFLNRFADLMNTTFNKDHVRSVVQQEYDRIAYMIPFHEDRWAYPLTTRNSADDFIEYGNRRPEIQRQHIIDNFDLQDDYVLKLDASGDRHGSITVNTITVEPGVEGAGDELYPWHGHYFTGIPVTLEAEPEPGFEFSHWEGVDGSEAEKRRITIDPEEDTALKAVFIPDGEERFPDPCQLANTDCRFGYWSPDTSVAVYPDNMAFVYMEEENGGPQTPVAGFTEGGYNQQLGTRINGLGENGLAMVNAPSGDDEEMYPENRLGGVLFALDTRTDDNYELSWTGGTVQPGTGIYSWRLQYRIGDEGEFRDVTDENGNPVQYEAESEAGHELEQTVRLPDDMHDRPYVQLLWRYGLSDDEVQPDTLEADKLRLDNIHFRSVTNGDRDDKPERVKLHQNYPNPFNDITTIQFDIPEQQQVRIDVYDVTGRHVQTLLDRVMDPGNHTVYFRARELASGVLLYRLRTESYQQTRTMMLVQ